In Brassica napus cultivar Da-Ae chromosome C2, Da-Ae, whole genome shotgun sequence, the sequence gtggtaatagttctttgaaggcaaacggaaggaggcattgcatcattacatggcaatcgtggcttttcaagccagtaaactttccttcttttctgtcgatacagttacgcaaattagatgcgtaaccgtctggaaattccacatcctttgaaatccaatcaaagaacgcatcttttccctctgcatcaagtcggtatatgggaaaaggagccctaccattctcatcaacatgaagttctgaacgagcacatatatcgactaaatcaagtcttgacttcaaattatcctttgttttaccttgaacattaaggatcgtgttcatgtgattgtcaaaaaagttcttctcaatatgcatgacatctaaattatgccttagcagatgatcctcctaGTATGGCAGATCctagaaaatactttttttgtgccagttatgtaggtctccaacagcatctaccggaaaacgctcatgtccaccgacgtctggcgtcctttctgcaccaaaatctcttagttgtgtcttcaaatctttcccacaaattcccggagtggactgtcaaacaccctcttgttcttcgtaaacaaattcctactcctacaaTATGGATGACCAGGTGGTacgaatctcctgtgacagtcaaaccaacacgttttccttccgtgttttagttgtaaagcatcagtgttatcttgacaatatggacatgatagccttccatgcgttgtccatccagataacataccatatgctggaaaatcacttattgtccacattagtactgcccgcatttgaaagttttctttacacgaaacatcgtatgtttcagcaccttgagcccatagttgttgcaacacatatattagtggctgaagaaacacatcaagtgatctcttaggatgctctggtccgggaacgagaatcgagagaaacaaaaactctcgtcgcaagcacaagtttgggggtaggttgtatggtgtaagaatgactggccatagagaatattgtcttccactcttgccaaacgggctgaaaccatcagtacataatccaaggtagacatttcttctctcatacgcaaagtcgagATATTTTgcttggaaatgcttccacgcttttgcatctgaaggatgtctgatctcaccatctgttgagtgctccgcatgccatctcattggttgcgctgtgcgttcagacatatACAACCTCtacaacctttccgtcaaaggcaaataccacatccttttatatggcactggaactcttccactcgtatctttataacgaggcttcccacaaaatttgcatgtaacccgttgttcatccgccctccaataaatcatgcagttgtcgctacatacatctattacctgatacgataaaccaagaccagctacgagtttctgaacctcgtagtatgaaccagaagctacattatcctcgggtagaataccttttacaaaatcagcaatcgcatccacacagtctttagccaaattataatctgttttaatgcccatcaatcttgtagcagatgataaagctgaatgaccatctctgcaaccttcgtactggttgctttccagcatccaacatatcataaaatctcctagcttctgcattgggtaaatcttcccctctaaaatgatcatttacatctgctcagtacctacaccataatctacatctgtTCTAATTGGTTATTCttatctaaccgctggctgaggttcgctagtactaccatgttcataatcagtttccccatgatgataccaaattttgtaacttcgtgtaaacccactcaaatatagatgagtccaaacatcccactctttaataacctttctatttttacaattagagcaaggacatcttaacatacctgtttttgcttccggttgtcggtgaactaaccccatgaattcggttatacctcgttggtattcttccgtaagcaatctcgtgttcggatccaaatgaggtcgatcgatccaagaacgaaaataatttgaagaataCATGTTTTTATGAATAAATTTCGTGTGTagagagagtaagagggaggatgaagatatggagtgaatgaagaggaagacgggtgcttgtatttataattgaaatcctgccgacagaccgaggaaattccgatggaattccgacgccaacggcttgttcatcggaatttcttcggaatttttaaaataccccaacggctctctaacggctataatatatcctcggaattcatcggttttttccgaggaatacatttttcctcggtattccataagaatattccgacggattgatatttcctcggaataccgtcggtatattccgaggaaattccgaggaacccaaattttgtgtttcctcggaatatcctcgtaaattcctcgggatattccgaggatttcattttccgtcggaatgtccgtcagaataacgctgctttcttgtagtgaatgtgTATACTCGTTAGATATTATCGGCCAGATTGTTGAAATCAGTCATATTGACCATATTAATGTCAATGGGAAGGAGACATAGAAGATCTCCTTAGAGTTCCGAAATGAAAAGTAAGTTAATAGGCTGATCCTATACATTGAAATTTCCATAAACTATGGCATATTATCTTTATTATACGATCTTAAGTTTTAATCCTTTTTTTTAGTGATGAAAGACTTCCAATGGTGCTTTGGGGTAAATTCGCCTGTGATGTTTGTGAGGCTATGCAGGTTCGAGATGAGCATTCAATTGTCTTAGTTTTACGCTTTGGGAAAATCAAAGTGTGGAAAGGTAAAATAAATTCCTCATTGTAATTTCAATTTAAGTTTGATTTGATAACCTAACTTTTTATCTTTGGAGTTTTCTAACAGAAGATAGAAGTGTGAGCAATGCCTACAAGATCACCGAAATTGGGTTGAATCCTCCAATGATTGAAGTAGGGAAGTTCATTGcaatgtactatatatatactcaaAGGTTAATGTAACATAActataatgaaatatttttttcctgcGATCTAATATCTTTGTATATTCCTCTGTTTTAGTTTGCCTAGGGATGAACTACCTTTAGCCATTGTGGAGTCTAAGAACTCGGCTATAGTGAATGGTGTTTCAGCTAAAGATGATTTCTTTATACTTACACCAAGAAAAACAATTGCTCAGATTCTGGAAACAAAACAGGTTTGTTATCTCTCAACTCGGTTACAAACTTATTTATCATCTTTGTTTGCTCACTGTGATGATTAGGTgttattttctaataaatagctgttttacaaatattttaaggTTTAGAAGTGTATTCTTTTCTGCACCATCACTGCGATTGATTCTGATATGGGATGGTTTTACCTAAGCTTCAAAGTATGTTCTAAAAAAGTCTTGAGTGTTCCAACGTCTCCCAGTGATGATGGTAATGGCGAGGATGATCTGAACCACACTTATTATTGTGTTAAGTGCAAGACTTACAATCCAATGACTCTGCCAaggtaatttaatatttatacacaCGGTTTTACATGATTATGACTATGATAATGAAACTAatggtttgtatatttaatatagGTACACATTGCATTTGGTTGTGCTTGATAACACAAGTAACACTAAGTTGGTGGTGTTTGATAATCATGCTATGCAACTACTCAATCAACCATGCTTACAAATTGCTGGACTATTAATCAAATCCTAACACCATAATTCTATAATGTGGTACTTTGATATATAATACTGTTTTGATAACATAAGTAACTAAATCATTTTCTTATGTGTTGTAGATTGAAGAAACAAATCTGCTCCCACCCGCACTTAACAATATCATTGGTGAAACGTTCTTATTCAAGATTCAAATTGAAAGGGAGAATTTTGTTTACAAACAGGAAACCTACAATGTTCTCAAGGTCATCACAAACAAGGATTTGATATCCGATTTTGAAGAAAGCCACTCTGCAAATGTACGTTCATTTTCTTTCTGGAACTTTTAATTTTTGCTTAGGTAACTGTGTATAATTAAGGATTTGACTCGAATTCTTTTTGACATCTTCAGGAAAGTGAAGATGGCCAATTTCATGATATGGAAACTCAATCAGATGCACCGGAGGTTTGTGGATACAGTTTTGTACTTAAGTTTTGATAATCTAACtaagttttaaatttacaaatattacTACTGGTCTGTTGTTTTAAGTTATTCTTAGAAGATGTTTCATTTTGCAGGTCTCTCTTGCTATTCAAGGTTTAGTTTCAAAACAGTCTGAATCTTTTGATCTGACTCCAGCTAAAAGAATTAGGGCAGTGAACATTGATACCAAAGAAATCCTTGACGACAATTCTGTGACAAGGAGTGTCAGTTCCGTGAAGATTAAGAAGGAGAAGTTTGCTAAAAGTGACTGAAGTGTGTTTTCGTAGCACTTGATCAAGAGCCTTTCGTTTTACTTTATGTTTACGCTTGATTTCTATTTaaggtttttatatttttccaaGCTTTGATGTTTTGATTCTATACTTATGTTTGGTGTTTTTAATTTAATGGAAAGCCTCTATgtgttttactctttttttgctaattttttcaatttttctaaAGTGTTCTTTTCTTTTACCTCTATTCAGCTATTATTACACCACACCTAATCCAAACTCAATTACTCCGTATAGATcaagatataatatataaacaatcaACCTCCGGAAATTAGTCCTATCTACCATTATCAGTTCGATGCCTACGTCTATGTTTCATTAAGTTTAGAGAACTTACTTGATCAAGTTTAAATTCCCCTTTTGGTTACGAAAAGAACGGTTCGTAGAGTACAACTCCACGGGAAGTCTGTTGCAGCTATGGGAGCCAAGACACCTgcaagaaaagataaatcaTTAAGACTACTGAAATATTATACAAGATATTAATTTCCTAATCCTTAAGGCCCCTATGGTTTGAATAGAAccgaatataatattttgttatgtaTATATGAAACCTAATCCATAAAACATCCATGATTTCAGTAGAACCGAATTTAAGTAgttgattaaaatataatttatattctgTGTATACTGAACTTGCAGTATTAGGactttatatcaaatttttaaaagggCGCTAATGTTTGTATCCCCtgtatattaaaacagaaacattatAACTTTTGAGGTACTCATGTGTCATCACaacaatgattcttagaatctatagaaaaataaattggttcatctaaatttataataagttttttattaaactaaccgtaaattaattattaatgttcttcattctttctataaataaaaattacggaattgcctaatgtgtttaaactatatatgatatttaatgattttaaatgataaagatttgataaaaattagtgtagcctctatcatttttttttcaattttaacttattaaaataaattaaacaaccacattaattaaccataaaatataaatttaaatttttctgtatattttatattttaaaattttaaaagtaaaaaaaaaagagggccCTGGGGAGCATGCTACCCTCAACCTACAAACAACGGCTATAGATTaccaaaactattaaaaatctcacattaattttttttgaaccgtgatttaaattttttgttatgacaagatATAAATCactacaaaatcatataagtatgaagactcatttaataaatattaagataaatatatatatcttttaaattaactatataccatataaaatatataaatatttttattttgaaattttctttgaacattttttttttgaaaaaagttttgaacaaatattgacaatttaatagttaaattttaaactgtgcattgaatttttttaaaaaattataaattacaaaaatgattaatcatcacacaatgaaaatttttgttatcactgattcaaagtttttgttataaaaaaataaaaacgatcaaaaaataatatgattagaaaaaaaatatttaatagatatcaatattaaaaatatattatatatctatgttaatatcatttatatttaattatagaccatacaaatataaaatgtttgtttggattaataaaaaaaatttgttttatgaatttttaataattaatatatatttattgtttattatgtaatatataatacgtaaaagtaatttgtatataatattcattttgGGCAAGGCGTGAGTCTTAATCTAGTTTCtgaattaaattttatacttcttaataattattatttcaaaatttagaaagaaaaatCCATCATAAAGTAAACTTTTtcatgtctatatatatatctcattcaTTTCATTCTCATGAACCTACGgagaaaaaaagtgaaaaaaataacaaagagaagaaaaaaaaaatgtcatcttcttcatcaagaAACGCCTTTGTGGATGGCAAATACAAACCAGATCTTTTAACAGTGGATTTAGCATCTCGCTGTCGCTGCTACAAAACGACGCCATCTTCTTCTCTGACTCCGCCGTCTCTACTCTCCTCCCAAGTCGCTTTTGGTGGCAACGCCGGTGGAGGAAGGAGAATATCCGGTGGTGATGCTCCTCCATGGTTaccttctctacaactcatTTTACTCCCAGCTTATGTTGCATGTCTCTTCCTATGGCTTCATTGTCATCGCTCCGCAGGTTCAATATTATCTCACAAACTAATTTTAGATTAAATACACTGATTCATGAATTAATTAGcctctaaaatttattttctgttCTCAAATATAGTTTCTCGGAGCAACTTCAATGGAGGTTCTATCCATTGAAATCTCAAAAAcacatatatgtgtatgtatatatatgtatatattataatatgtaaTTATGGGATCCATGACATGACTGTAGAAAACCCAACCCaaagttaaaaaacaaaaatttacacTAATATTA encodes:
- the LOC106453819 gene encoding uncharacterized protein LOC106453819 yields the protein MVLWGKFACDVCEAMQVRDEHSIVLVLRFGKIKVWKEDRSVSNAYKITEIGLNPPMIEVGKFIAILPRDELPLAIVESKNSAIVNGVSAKDDFFILTPRKTIAQILETKQIEETNLLPPALNNIIGETFLFKIQIERENFVYKQETYNVLKVITNKDLISDFEESHSANESEDGQFHDMETQSDAPEVSLAIQGLVSKQSESFDLTPAKRIRAVNIDTKEILDDNSVTRSVSSVKIKKEKFAKSD